TTaagcaataattaaaaagatttaGAACTTGAATTCATGGCACAGCATCACAGCATTTTAACTAATTCTTAAACAGAGTCAGCAAAAATTCAGTGTTGAACTGAAGCTATTGTCAGGAAATCCTTTATATGGAATATGTAGCCCATATAACAGTAAAAAGCCCACATTTGTTAAACATGATATCTCAGGTCGCATGAATACACTGATCAAAAACTACACATTTGAGATTGAAagttttggtttgtatttttaattctgagcGTACCTATTATCATTCACTATCATCATTTCACTTCACAGAACTCGCATATACCTGATTTTCTTTTGGATCAGGAATTATGACATCTGACTGGAGTTTAAGCACTTCAGGGCCACCAAATTCAAAAACTCTGACAGCTCTCATCACGTTTCTTGTGGCTGCCATACCGATGAGAATATCtgggggacaaaaaaaaacccacaataatATTGTATTGCcttcataatttattttgcatcttcaaaataaaaaaatcaaacaaccCTCTGTCAAGCAACTGATTAAATAGAGCCTCACTCCTGATATAAATTTGGCATGGGGGgaggtttttctttgttgtttttttttttcccaagtcttacaaaaggcagaaaattaaCCCTACCATTTGCAAGGCTTTAGGGGCATTAAGAGAATCACACACAAATAATTTATCTGTAGAAGTATTTCTACAGCAGCTCCTGTGAACACTGCACTGCTATCACCTATGCAGACATGTACTCTGGGGAAAAACTTTGAGAATTTACTATTATATTATGACAAAACAGCCTGTCGTACAGTGGCTGACCAGGTCATCCAGCCAAGCCACACTCCAGTCACTGCTCCTGTTACTATTAAACTTGTATgtaaaaaatcaacaaaaaaactACTCATCAGCTATCAAAACCAGAAGACACCCCAGGACATTAAAACAAGCAGGAACAACTGAAGTGCAGACATTCAAGACGCCGATCCTCAGTCCCAGCTGGATTTCACCGCGCAGCCGTACGCGACAGCCCACGAagcacagccctgagcagccacAGCTCACAGCCCTGCATGAATTTGTGAAGTATTCTAACAAAACACCGTAAGTTACTCCTACTACAGGAAAAGCTACACACAATTCTTTCAGGAATTCGATGGATTCAGACAGAGGGGCCTTACTGGGTACACAGCAAACAATCACAGGAGAGCAAACAGGCACACAGTGACCGCAGAGACCAGGAGATCAGGCTTTTGGCCAACTCCAGCTACAGAACTTTAGGGCTGCAGCCAGAGGTAGGCTTTTTCCCAGAGATGattacagcttttaaaagcacCTCACTTAATCACTAATTTTTTCTCCTAACTGACGTAGTCTGTAAGGCTTCACACTTTTGGTTACCTGTTCAAGTCCGGAAGAGTATTAGTCACGCGGGTATAAACTACTAACGTTTCCCTTGGGACACGACAAAAATCTATACTGCAAAGTAATTTCTGAAGTACAAGTCACTTTTATACATCGTGATAATAAACCAAATTAAAAGAAGGCTTCTgttctgctcagaaaaaaaactggACCTGCAGGTTTTAGTAAATGACTCTGGAGGGTGAGGGCTGACCGTGGGGACAGGGTCTCTGCACAACGGGAGCAACCCCCGGTACCTGCTGCAGGGGCAACGGGCGGGCACCGGCGATCCCGGCGGCTTCCCCAGAGCCTCGGCGACGGCGTCCGGGCGCCggtggaggaagagggagggcaGAGGCGCCCTCGCGTTCacagccggggctggggggggatgCGGGGCCGGCGGCTGCCCCCGCCACAGACCGGGCGGCGGCGAAGCGCGGGGCCgtgcggcgggggccgggccggcagcggggccgcaGCCGCCGGGCAGGAGGGCGGGCGCTGCCCCTCAGGGAGCCCCACGGGGGCGAGGGGAGCCCCGGAGAGGCGGCCGAGAGCCACGGCGCAACCTCGCCGAGCTCAGCGGCCCCTCCGGGCCAGCGCACCCCGGAACGCGCCCGGGCCCGGGCCCCTGCAAACGCGGCTCCTCGGGGGTCGGCAGCCCGAGGGGACCCGGGAGGCGCCCCCGGGCAGGCGGGGAGGGCGTCGGGAAGGCCACGGCCAGCGGGGGCTGAATTGCAGGGCGCCCAGACGGGCTTCTGCGACTGCCCCGGCACCAAGGGCAGGGGACGGGAGGGAAGCGCgggcgcggcggccccggggcacCCCCCCTCAGAGCAGCCGCCGGCAGCCCGGGCCCCGGGGCGGTCAGGAAGCGGAGCCTGGTCCTCCGTGGCAAGCGGGGGCCCAGCCGGACGGgacgggccgggccgggccggacCCGGCTCCTGGGAGGTTCACCGGCTGCTCGGGAGGGGAGCGCCGCGCGGAACTGCCCCACGGCGGCGAGACGGCGGCGGCCCAGCAGGGCCCGCCGGGAGCGCGGCCCCTCAGCGCCGGCGGGCGGGCCCCGCCCCTCCGACACGCCCCTGGCGgccaggccccgccccgccagccccctcagccgccgccgccggaggccccggggctcccgctggccgggccgggccggggcacCGCGCCAGTGTGCGCCTCGGCCTGcacagcccggccccgcgcggGGGGACAGCCGCCAGCCCCGCCACCCTgcagcgcccgccccgccgcccggggcAAACCCGCGTCCCGGAACCACCGGGGAGCCCCGCGCCCACCGCCTACCTCGGAGCGCTCCTGCCCCCGCGGCGGAGAGCGGGCTCGGGCCGATCGGTGGCGGGGGCGGGCGCAgccgggggcgggcgcggcgaTGGGcgtcccccgccccgcccggccccgcccgccccttGGCCGCCGCGTGCGGAGGTTTGGCCCTCGCGGGCGCCCGTCgggccggcgcggcgcgggggtCGCCATTGCGGCGCCGGTCGGGGTCCCGCGGCCCGGTCATGGCGGCGTTCGGTCAGCGGAAGGCGCAGCGCCTGGCGCGGGCGGACGCCAGCAGGAAGGGCGCCCTGGACGAGCGCGCCGCCGCCGTGGTGCAGCTCCTGAACGGGCGGGCCCGGTTCTGCACCACCAGCTCCTGCTCGGGCCGCCTGGTCCTGGCGCAGGGCCGCGGCGCGGTGGGTGCGctggggcagcgccgggggagCCtggccggggggcggcgggggcggccccgcggcgccTCCCCCGGGCCGCGCTCCGCACCGGGCCGGGCCGCAGGCTGTGCCCGCTGGCGGTCGctccgggggggccgggggggctcgTCGCTTCCCTGGTGCCGGTGCGGGGGGGTTCGGCAGCGCTGGCCCGGGAGCCCCGAGAGCAgagcggcggggggcggccgctGGCCCCGGGGCGGTTTCCGTATCGGTTGCTGGGACATAAATCCTTCCCGTGACAGACCTCAGCCCTGCGGCTTCACCCGGCGGAGAAATAGATGAGCAGGGATGTCAGCTTTATACTAcctttatgtaaatattttttcgTACCTTAAGAAAACGTGCTTTTCTAAAAGCGACATTATTTATTCTGACGGACCAGTTTTTTATACAAGCACAAGATCAAACGTCACCTCTCTGCGGTGCTAGTGTAATCATCTCTCTTCACTGCTAGGATATAAACAGCTGTGAGATCCAGAAGAAAAACTGCACGTGGCTCATGGTTACACATGAAATGTGCATCAAAGACGACGTGGTAAGCGGCAATACAactattgtatttatttaacacAATGTTCCTAATGTAATGGAAAACATCAcgtaaaatataaagaaatttttagtttttttgttcctgttacTGAGATGAATTGACACtctgatttcaaaataaacttgtCTCTAGGTGTTCTACTTAATCAATTCTTAAGACCTGTTTTGAAGAGAATGCTTTTAATCTTAATACCAAATTCCCTCCATAGTTGTAAAGCAGCTAATATGAAACCTGGATAATTTCTGACTGTCTGGAGCCACATAATCTCCATATCACAACAGTGCAACAAGAAGTCAGTAATTTGTAttgcttctgcagcagaagactttctttcaaaaaacaatTCCTGAACATCTAAGACACAgtgatttctatttttttctaagtctTATTCAGAATAAGCAGAAATAACGCTTTTCTAAGCAAGTGTTCTTCCTTTCCTgaataaaataagaacatttATGGAGAGGAGGCTGCATAAATACATCTAAAtacttttcagtgtttaaagGAGAGAGTGTTACGTCAGCAATTCTCTTTTATGCCATCATGTCTTTAAAAAGCATGTGAATTTGATTATTTCCTGAAGATTTTATcgaacattttcattttacaagaAAGATGAGAATGGCTAGACAAAACAACAAAGTATGGGAAAACAGGAGATTTCTCCAGTTAACACAGCAAATGTTTTAGTGCTGTGAATTAAGCAAGTGAAGGCAAACAAGAAGGGGGGGCAAATAGTGCTTATGATTAAATAATCATACAATGAAGTAATATATAACTGCCTCAAAGCGACCTTTCTGAATGGAAGAAAGTAATATCGGCCCTTAAGGTTTCTCTGCATAAAGACAGCATAGAAAAGTAGAGCAATTGTAAGAGTAAGCCATGCAGAATGTCACACAGCTTTCTCCACACTCACAAATTGCCACTTAGCACCTCAGTCTTCCAGCAGAACTGATGGGTCTGAAGGTAATCTCTTGAATTTCATAATTATgaagttacttttattttttttcttgtcttgtgGGTTTACGCCTCTAATTTCAACCTCTGAATTTTTTATCTTATACAGCAGGCTGTGCATTATTATTTAAACTAAGATTAAAGTGTGAACAAGTACACTGGGTCATGAATTTGATCTGCTAAACCCCagaaatttttctgaagttgagGAGTGTACTTCAGAAACTAAATGTCTTTGATTTTAAAGgacagtttcaaaaaaaaaaactaaaagaagCTGCTCAGGTTCCAGCTGATTGCAGTAAAACAGTCCCCTCCCCATGCTGTACCGACTGTATCGATCCATTTGAACGTACAGAGAAATAAACAGGGAAGCAAACTTCTCCAAGTGTTTAAAGCCTGTTTTGCCATGAATTTCTGTCAACCCGAACCAGTTTAGCAAACAGAATCATGGGGATCCGTGGAATTTCTATGTATTGTgagcaatgaaaaatgaaaagcagctgaacaaGCGTGACTGCTTGGAACTCATTTGCTGCGTTTTTAATGCTTGTTTCTCACACTAACtagctgttattttctttttttttttgtagtaacTGTACACACTTGcatattaatataaatatgtCGGTGTATTTTCCAGATGACAGCACTAGAGAAAGCCACTGGTGACGTTGTGCTCAAGTTTGAACCATTTGTCCTTCACGTGCTCTGTCGAGAGCTGCGAGATGCACAGCTTCTGGTAAAATCACATCACGTAACAGCGCTACGTGTTCTGTTATGTTCCTTGCTGTAAAAGTGCTGGCTCCTGAGTAAGCTTTAGCACTTGAATAGTCACAGATGTGCTGTATGTTTAATAACTGGGGTAGTAAAAGTAAGCTGatgaagaaaacacagctttaaaattaGTAGAGattttgctttacattttagaaaacaaaattactcaACTACAGTTCTTCAAGCTGAAGCAGGTTGCCTGGTAAAAAGTTTCTCCCAGTGAGCCTGGTTTGCCTTCGCTGGCTGAAAGAGACAGTTTTTCTGGATGTCACTTTGCCACCAGCCAGGGCACTTGGCTCTGGTGTTGTAACTAACTGAGTAGCacctttgccttctgcttttccagAACGACGCTGGGGAGTAACAGGTGATGCGTTTGTTCCTTCATTAACATAGGAGAGAGTTGTAATTATTTCTTGCTGTGGAAGTGTGTCAGACCTGTTTAAGGCTTTTATTTGTTCTGCAGCATTCAGTGGCTGTCGATTCTGGGTTCAGGAACTCTGGTATTACGGttggcagaggaggaaaaattatCATGGTAAGGACTTTTCTACTTACCTGTAAGGAATGTAACAAAATTACATCATTACCCttaacctcattttttttacaAGCCAAGATCTGAATTGTAATGTGATCGACAGCTATCACAGGGCATGCTGTAGCAAAGAAATATCTTCTGCTTTAGTTGACAGAGAACTAACCAACTGGgtggatatgttttttttttttcctctaatgaaTTCCccatattatttaaataaccttcataaaataaaaaacttcattCTAGATAAAtccttctctgtgtgttttcaggCTGTCCGGAGCACTCATTGCCTAGAAGTTCCGTTGAGCCACAAAGGAAAATTGATGGTCTCTGAAGAATATATTGAATTTTTGATACATGTAGCTAATCGGAAAATGGAAGAGAACATGAGGAGGATTGACAGGTCTGTTAGATTACACCAATCCTGTTCATGACATCTAAATCCAAAAGTGAAAAATGCATAGGAGAGGTtatgtaaaaaacaaacaaccaaacaaaactagACAACCCCCTCGAAGTCTAAAATACAACTTAAGTTACTTTTTGAGCTCTGAAGACTATAAACTATTTAAGCAAAAACCTATGAACAACATGAGTTTGCAGACTTTGTTACTGAGTAGGgtttaagtttctttttcaatgaCAACAGCATTTGTTATCCTAACACAGTGACCATTTCCGAAGCACTCAGATTGCAGTGCCCACTTTAATCTGCCAAATGCTTTGTGTAGTTTCCAGAAGTGATGATTTATGAAGGCACTGGAAGGTAACACACACTTTGGGTCTTTACGTGTGTCTCCAGCTGAGGAACAGAATGGGCAGAAGAGCTGAAGAGCACGAGGACCAAAAGGATGCTGGAGACAGACCCACCAGTTTCTTTTTATAAGCCCACTGAAAGTCTCTGTAGTTGTTAAAGGAACTGCTCGTAGTAGCAGCCCATCTGATCGTTAGTGCTGTCACTCATCAGACATTTAACCTGAGCCCATTTTATGGTTTCTGTAACGTAGAAGCATTGCACAGAGAAGTGGCGTGGCAAACACAAGGACGGGTGCtggtatttctattttttcttccagtgttgGCTAGAACGTTGCAATGTTAGTAACAATTTTATTCTCTTAAACGCATTTTGACCGTGTCACAAAAGCACGTGTTTCTCTGAGGTTTGCAGGTTCTGAGGAAACCTACAAAAATAACAAGTACACAATCGTTTCTTTCTAGATTCTACAAAGGCTTGGAGTCAGCTTTGCAAACTGCTGTCAGCACAGACAACTCGCCTGCTGAGGAGACGCAGAAGAGCCGCCCTGTGTACAtgcacaggagaaagaaaaagaccatTCGAGAACAAGGCGTTCAGCCCTCTCCGAAGGACCACAAGGAACAACTGGAGCCTGAGGACGATACAGAAAGCAGTCTTGATGTTTTTGCTGAAATCGTGATATAGACTAAGGCATTTGAAAGCAAATGGCAAACTATAATAATTGTAATGCTCTTTGTAAGAGATACAAATACTGCTCTGTTCTACATAGTAACACTCTCATGGAGATTTAcccaaaaaaaaggtaattaaacAGAACTGTGGACAGGTTTAATGacacagaagcacagagaacAAAACCTCAGAatgttgtgggatttttttttttaacagcactgTTGAATTAACGATCTTTTACTCTGTCAGTTACCACAGAAATAACTGGTTTGCTACAGCCTCTGGCCATGCTCTCTGTGGAAGCATTTCACTTCCAAGTGCTGCGTTTAGGCCTTCTGATTTTTCCAGAGCACAGAAACTCTAAAAACTGGGTTGTTATCCTTGAAGGGTTTTAATCCCTGTAGGAGCTCTGCAGAACAGCATGCAGCAGTACAGACGGCCCTTTCAGAGCAACGCAAAGCCACGTTAGTCAGCTCAAGGACAGCGTCTGCTGGGGAGGTTAGAACAGAGAAGCCAAAGTTACGTACTGCTCCGTGCTGGCTCCAGCCGCCGCGTCCAGGATCCCTCTGGCTCTGCGCCCACAGCCGAGCTGATGCTGCTTCCCTGCGCTTCGCTCTGTTTCGGGCTCCAGCCCCGCCGTGTTTATGTGTTCTGCTTCCCTTGGCCAGCAGCCATTAAGTG
This DNA window, taken from Nyctibius grandis isolate bNycGra1 chromosome 8, bNycGra1.pri, whole genome shotgun sequence, encodes the following:
- the TYW3 gene encoding tRNA wybutosine-synthesizing protein 3 homolog isoform X2, whose protein sequence is MSALYYLYDINSCEIQKKNCTWLMVTHEMCIKDDVMTALEKATGDVVLKFEPFVLHVLCRELRDAQLLHSVAVDSGFRNSGITVGRGGKIIMAVRSTHCLEVPLSHKGKLMVSEEYIEFLIHVANRKMEENMRRIDRFYKGLESALQTAVSTDNSPAEETQKSRPVYMHRRKKKTIREQGVQPSPKDHKEQLEPEDDTESSLDVFAEIVI
- the TYW3 gene encoding tRNA wybutosine-synthesizing protein 3 homolog isoform X1; amino-acid sequence: MAAFGQRKAQRLARADASRKGALDERAAAVVQLLNGRARFCTTSSCSGRLVLAQGRGADINSCEIQKKNCTWLMVTHEMCIKDDVMTALEKATGDVVLKFEPFVLHVLCRELRDAQLLHSVAVDSGFRNSGITVGRGGKIIMAVRSTHCLEVPLSHKGKLMVSEEYIEFLIHVANRKMEENMRRIDRFYKGLESALQTAVSTDNSPAEETQKSRPVYMHRRKKKTIREQGVQPSPKDHKEQLEPEDDTESSLDVFAEIVI